The Tripterygium wilfordii isolate XIE 37 chromosome 17, ASM1340144v1, whole genome shotgun sequence genome has a window encoding:
- the LOC119983204 gene encoding inosine-5'-monophosphate dehydrogenase 2-like, which yields MSNITDHDGYAALKLFDQGYSYTYDDVIFLPHYIDFPTDAVSLSTRLSRNIALSVPCVASPMDTVTEPHMAASMASIGGIGIIHSNVTPSSQAAMVRHAKSRRLPIFSNPVFASPDSRRHFDDFDDKSSCILVTESGAGHSKLLGCAWKRDWLDLKNRDAKVSEYMQSIERSSVCVPWNCDLGEIDGILEEKKRDFVVLEKEDGEVVDVVTKEVVERLKGYPRLLGKGSVGPDGKWIVGAAMGTRESDKERLEHLVKAGTNVVVLDSSQGNSIYQIEMIKYVKRTYPELDVIGGNVVTVAQAKNLIEAGVDGLRVGMGSGSICTTQEVCAVGRGQATAVYKVSSIAAQSGVPVIADGGISNSGHIVKALVLGASTVMMGSFLAGSTEAPGAYEYQNGCRVKKYRGMGSLEAMTKGSDARYLGDTAKLKIAQGVVGAVADKGSVLKFLPYTLQAVKQGFQDLGASSMDLAHDLLRSGALRLEVRTGAAQVEGGIHGLVSYEKKYF from the exons ATGTCTAACATAACCGACCACGACGGATACGCTGCCCTGAAGCTCTTCGACCAGGGCTACTCTTACACCTACGACGACGTCATCTTTCTTCCTCACTACATCGACTTCCCCACCGACGCTGTCTCCCTCTCCACCCGCCTTTCCCGAAACATTGCCCTCTCCGTCCCCTGCGTAGCCTCTCCCATGGATACTGTCACCGAACCTCACATGGCCGCCTCCATGGCCTCTATTGGTGGCATCGGGATTATCCACTCCAACGTCACTCCTTCTTCTCAGGCCGCCATGGTCCGCCATGCCAAGTCGCGCCGTCTCCCTATTTTTTCTAATCCGGTATTCGCATCCCCGGATTCACGACGTCATTTCGATGACTTTGACGATAAGAGTTCTTGTATTCTGGTCACTGAATCTGGGGCTGGCCATTCCAAGTTGTTGGGTTGTGCATGGAAACGTGATTGGCTCGATTTGAAGAATAGAGATGCAAAAGTGAGCGAATACATGCAGTCTATTGAACGTTCATCTGTCTGTGTGCCGTGGAATTGTGATTTGGGCGAGATTGACGGGATTTTGGAGGAAAAGAAGCGGGATTTTGTGGTCTTGGAGAAGGAGGATGGTGAGGTTGTCGATGTGGTAACCAAGGAGGTAGTGGAGAGGTTGAAGGGGTACCCCAGATTGTTGGGGAAGGGGAGTGTGGGACCGGACGGGAAGTGGATCGTGGGTGCGGCAATGGGAACGAGGGAGTCAGACAAGGAGAGGCTAGAGCACCTGGTGAAGGCAGGGACCAATGTGGTGGTGTTGGATAGCTCACAAGGGAACTCCATTTACCAGATTGAGATGATAAAGTATGTGAAAAGAACATATCCCGAGCTGGATGTGATAGGCGGAAATGTGGTGACGGTGGCTCAGGCAAAGAATCTGATAGAGGCTGGTGTTGATGGGTTGCGAGTTGGGATGGGGTCAGGTTCCATTTGCACCACCCAAGAAGTTTGTGCGGTTGGCAGAGGGCAG GCTACTGCTGTTTACAAGGTTTCATCAATCGCTGCACAAAGTGGTGTGCCCGTCATTGCTGATGGTGGGATTTCAAACTCGGGACACATTGTTAAGGCATTGGTACTTGGAGCATCAACTGTCATGATGGGAAGTTTCTTGGCTGGCAGCACCGAGGCTCCCGGGGCTTATGAGTATCAG AATGGCTGCCGGGTTAAAAAATATCGTGGCATGGGTTCTTTGGAAGCAATGACCAAAGGGAGTGATGCAAGGTACTTGGGTGATACGGCTAAGCTAAAGATTGCTCAGGGTGTTGTGGGAGCAGTTGCTGACAAAGGTTCTGTTCTGAAGTTTTTACCCTACACATTACAAGCAGTCAAGCAAGGGTTCCAGGATCTCGGTGCTTCCTCAATGGACTTGGCACATGATCTGTTAAGATCAGGGGCTCTAAGACTTGAG GTCCGCACAGGAGCGGCACAAGTTGAAGGTGGGATACATGGACTGGTTTCTTATGAAAAGAAGTACTTTTGA